A single window of Nicotiana sylvestris chromosome 3, ASM39365v2, whole genome shotgun sequence DNA harbors:
- the LOC104214777 gene encoding mitochondrial protein pet191 homolog has protein sequence MAKSCKGLAMELVKCLSESDCVKVEKKSFRECAKEKSPSIPSECVGLRETYFNCKRGQVDMRARIRGNKGY, from the exons ATGGCGAAGTCCTGTAAGGGCCTTGCTATGGAACTCGTCAAGTGCCTCAGCGAATCCGATTGCGTTAAG GTTGAGAAGAAGTCTTTCAGGGAATGTGCAAAAGAAAAGAGTCCATCAATTCCGAGTGAATGCGTAGGACTAAGGGAAACTTACTTCAATTGCAAGAGAGGACAG GTGGACATGAGAGCTCGAATTCGGGGAAATAAGGGCTATTAA